One Janthinobacterium sp. TB1-E2 genomic region harbors:
- a CDS encoding DUF2339 domain-containing protein gives MFGLITLFILGVLITGFVLVLQYRRKVADLELLTARLRKEVDGIQQRLLTLEGQDVAPAAAPAVPAAVAPVTVPTPVSVPAPAPVQVSKAAVIEPVELAKAAPAAPVPPKPSPPTPQAPAKPAPAAPAAPNTPSWIAHPDGLVAKAKNWLFTGNLVAKLGLMILFLGVSFLLKYVSAQVTVPIELRLAGIALADIALLAWAWRIRIKRPGISLPLQGTALAILMLVTFGAFRLYDLIPAGLAFAVLFVLTAFTCLLAVLQNAVWLAVFGIVGGFAVPLLVSTGSGNHIGLFSYYALLNAGVFAIALKRAWRVLNILSFGFTFVVATTWGLLRYTPEHYLSTQLFLILFVLFYIGIAIAYCARQAPRLKHYVDGTLVFGTPLAAMGLQYGLVRHFEFGLAFSALLGGLTYTGLAVALWRRAGFKLLAEAFLALGIVFGTLAIPFALDGRWTSAAWALEGAGIVWVGLRQRQTLAWVFGLLVQGAAWLAFLGAMQGLNTAAALQANIWLGCALLAAAALVMAYNFRRHASHLHPEFMSSLSVLFLTAATAWLLGGIWSEILLRTDAATQLNLLTVSALAVAALLAALARREQWHAPRALLLAVQVLAGMVMLSRASWAWDQHPANLFDGSFLSALLLGAAAFASARFLALRARGGDALLALAARPLLVWSGLLWFAAILVPFTSWLLRLIDGDLSMQPYAGEHWLALYLIAVSVTTPVFAIVARRLDWPQLRWFTVAAWLGLGLWSANLLLALYLRDYLLTGLSWLALAGALAAGEYLLQAWPKAGWQLDVRALRLLHTLRTAAPWLMLWPVGAMHVNAWLAQHEDSVSPAWARYLPAWVMMLVLAWLIRRCRAGVWPVAPIAEWYQRTLIPLGALWSLLLIAAWNIFDDGAMAPLPYLPLLNPLDLSTGFAVLLAIASYRLLPAKQLPLPALWQARLPVVAACLLYVWFNLMLLRTVSHYVGVPYTFDAMLASQFVQAMLSLVWSVTALLLMRHAARQQRRQQWSMGAVLLGLVVVKLFLIDLSNVGGIERIVSFVGVGLLMVLIGYLAPFPKAAAAAPAEPQQGAA, from the coding sequence ATGTTTGGATTGATAACGCTGTTCATCCTTGGCGTGCTGATCACCGGCTTCGTGCTGGTGCTGCAGTACCGCAGAAAAGTGGCGGATCTGGAATTGCTGACGGCGCGCCTGCGCAAGGAAGTCGACGGCATACAGCAGCGCCTGCTAACCTTGGAAGGCCAGGACGTAGCGCCAGCTGCCGCGCCTGCCGTGCCCGCTGCCGTTGCGCCAGTAACAGTGCCGACGCCCGTTTCCGTGCCTGCACCGGCGCCGGTGCAGGTGTCGAAGGCAGCCGTGATCGAACCGGTCGAGCTGGCAAAGGCCGCGCCGGCCGCGCCCGTGCCGCCGAAGCCATCGCCACCCACACCACAGGCTCCCGCCAAACCCGCCCCCGCTGCCCCTGCTGCCCCCAACACTCCGTCCTGGATCGCGCACCCGGACGGCCTCGTTGCCAAGGCGAAGAACTGGCTGTTCACGGGTAACCTGGTTGCCAAGCTGGGCTTGATGATTCTGTTCCTCGGCGTCAGCTTCCTGCTCAAATACGTGTCGGCGCAGGTGACCGTGCCCATCGAGCTGCGCCTGGCAGGCATCGCGCTGGCCGACATCGCCCTGCTGGCCTGGGCCTGGCGCATCCGCATCAAACGCCCCGGCATCAGCTTGCCGCTGCAGGGCACGGCGCTGGCGATCTTGATGCTGGTGACGTTTGGCGCCTTCCGCCTGTATGATCTGATCCCGGCGGGCCTGGCGTTTGCCGTGCTGTTCGTGCTGACGGCGTTCACGTGCTTGCTGGCCGTGCTGCAAAACGCCGTCTGGCTGGCCGTCTTCGGCATCGTCGGCGGCTTTGCCGTGCCCCTGCTCGTCTCGACGGGCAGCGGCAACCATATCGGCCTGTTCAGCTATTACGCGCTGCTCAATGCGGGCGTCTTCGCCATCGCCCTGAAACGCGCCTGGCGCGTCCTGAATATACTGAGCTTTGGCTTTACCTTTGTCGTTGCCACCACCTGGGGCTTGCTGCGCTACACGCCCGAGCACTACCTGTCGACGCAGCTGTTCCTGATCCTGTTCGTGCTGTTCTATATCGGTATCGCGATTGCCTACTGCGCGCGCCAGGCGCCGCGCTTGAAACACTATGTGGACGGCACCCTCGTGTTTGGCACGCCGCTGGCGGCCATGGGCCTGCAATACGGCCTGGTGCGGCACTTCGAGTTTGGCCTGGCGTTTTCCGCGCTGCTCGGCGGCTTGACCTACACGGGACTGGCCGTGGCCCTGTGGCGCCGCGCAGGTTTCAAACTGCTGGCCGAAGCCTTCCTCGCGCTGGGCATCGTCTTCGGCACCCTGGCCATCCCGTTCGCCCTCGATGGCCGCTGGACGTCCGCCGCCTGGGCGCTGGAAGGCGCGGGCATCGTCTGGGTCGGCTTGCGCCAGCGCCAGACCCTGGCCTGGGTCTTCGGCCTGCTGGTGCAGGGGGCCGCCTGGCTGGCCTTCCTCGGCGCCATGCAGGGACTCAATACGGCAGCGGCCCTGCAAGCCAACATCTGGCTCGGCTGCGCGCTGCTGGCGGCCGCCGCGCTGGTGATGGCCTACAATTTCCGCCGCCACGCCAGCCATTTGCATCCTGAATTCATGAGCAGCCTGTCCGTGCTGTTCCTGACGGCCGCCACGGCCTGGCTGCTGGGCGGCATCTGGAGCGAAATCCTGCTACGCACGGATGCCGCCACGCAACTGAACCTGCTCACCGTCAGCGCGCTGGCGGTAGCAGCCCTGCTGGCGGCGCTGGCGCGGCGCGAACAATGGCATGCGCCGCGCGCCCTGCTGCTGGCCGTACAGGTACTGGCCGGCATGGTCATGCTCAGCCGCGCCAGCTGGGCCTGGGACCAGCATCCGGCCAACCTGTTCGACGGCTCCTTCCTCAGCGCCCTGCTGCTGGGCGCCGCCGCCTTTGCCAGCGCCCGCTTCCTTGCGCTGCGCGCACGCGGCGGCGACGCGCTGCTGGCGCTGGCAGCGCGTCCCCTGCTGGTCTGGAGCGGCTTGCTGTGGTTTGCCGCCATCCTCGTGCCGTTCACCAGCTGGCTGCTGCGCCTGATCGACGGCGACCTGAGCATGCAGCCGTACGCGGGCGAGCACTGGCTGGCGCTGTACCTGATCGCCGTGTCCGTCACGACACCCGTGTTCGCCATTGTGGCGCGGCGCCTCGATTGGCCGCAGCTGCGCTGGTTCACCGTGGCCGCCTGGCTCGGCCTGGGCCTGTGGAGCGCCAACCTGCTGCTGGCACTGTACCTGCGCGACTATCTGCTGACGGGCTTGAGCTGGCTGGCCCTGGCCGGCGCGCTGGCGGCCGGCGAATACCTGCTGCAGGCCTGGCCGAAAGCCGGCTGGCAACTCGACGTGCGTGCGCTGCGGCTCTTGCATACCCTGCGCACGGCCGCGCCATGGCTGATGCTGTGGCCCGTGGGCGCCATGCATGTCAACGCCTGGCTGGCACAGCATGAAGACAGCGTGAGCCCCGCCTGGGCCCGCTACTTGCCGGCCTGGGTCATGATGCTGGTACTGGCCTGGCTGATCCGCCGCTGCCGTGCCGGCGTCTGGCCGGTGGCACCGATTGCCGAGTGGTACCAGCGCACCCTGATACCGCTGGGTGCGCTCTGGTCGCTGCTGCTGATCGCCGCGTGGAACATCTTCGACGATGGCGCCATGGCGCCGCTGCCCTACTTGCCGCTGCTCAATCCGCTGGACTTGAGCACGGGCTTTGCCGTGCTGCTGGCCATTGCCAGCTACCGTTTGCTGCCGGCGAAGCAGTTGCCGCTGCCCGCCCTGTGGCAGGCGCGCTTGCCCGTCGTGGCCGCGTGCTTGCTGTATGTGTGGTTCAACCTGATGCTGCTGCGCACGGTGTCGCACTATGTCGGCGTGCCCTATACCTTTGACGCCATGCTGGCCTCGCAGTTCGTGCAAGCGATGCTGTCGCTCGTGTGGAGCGTCACGGCCCTGCTGCTGATGCGCCACGCGGCGCGCCAGCAGCGGCGCCAGCAATGGAGCATGGGTGCCGTGCTGCTGGGGCTGGTAGTTGTGAAACTGTTCCTGATCGACCTGTCCAACGTGGGCGGCATCGAACGCATCGTATCCTTCGTGGGTGTCGGCTTGCTGATGGTCTTGATCGGCTACCTGGCGCCCTTCCCCAAGGCTGCCGCAGCAGCGCCAGCCGAACCGCAACAGGGAGCAGCATGA
- a CDS encoding DUF3999 family protein has protein sequence MKTSTLMFGIVLMAGAALAAPGQDRPQDYGWSIALTPQPGAGLSRISVPTDVYLHARSASLADVRLFDSTGKPLAFALTAPPAQSRTQRDTLAMRIFPVTGKNIGYYELDNVDIRTGNDGRLLSVTARGGSTLDAAPGLQGLILDAGPPAKDSRIGALQFTLSPGTDNYNAQVLLEVSDDLKQWDAIATTTLNWLRNSDTQTLANDRIEFAPRAFRYARLSWQYGDPITFAGIAAQQVSVTALALPRATIMLKGTTGKSVDERLYATPIAIPADSIGLQLAEGNTSMPVTLGVYHPASEAPRQRQRLHLGPRARATQAAEFEPLLHTTFYRISMDGKERVSGDLAMPVVQTEQWVLRPQYHSGTNPNINSVLRLGWTPASLVFLASGKGPYQLVFGRNGATPAALPLSQVAPGFTQEELLALPVATAARVVALTSDAPIEKTPDGAGLRLAALWAALLLGVAVLGFFAWRLLSQMKEEQGSTDKQQP, from the coding sequence ATGAAAACAAGCACACTCATGTTCGGCATCGTGTTGATGGCAGGCGCCGCGCTGGCCGCGCCTGGCCAGGACAGGCCACAGGACTACGGCTGGAGCATCGCGTTGACGCCGCAGCCCGGTGCCGGCCTGAGCCGCATAAGCGTCCCCACCGACGTGTACCTGCATGCGCGCTCGGCCAGCCTGGCCGACGTGCGCCTGTTCGACAGTACCGGCAAGCCACTGGCCTTCGCTCTGACGGCCCCGCCCGCGCAATCGCGCACGCAGCGCGACACGCTTGCCATGCGCATCTTTCCCGTCACCGGCAAGAACATCGGTTACTACGAACTGGACAACGTGGATATCCGGACCGGCAATGACGGCCGCCTGCTGTCCGTCACGGCGCGTGGCGGCAGTACGCTCGATGCGGCGCCGGGCTTGCAAGGGTTGATCCTCGATGCGGGCCCGCCCGCCAAGGATAGCCGCATCGGCGCCCTGCAATTTACCTTGTCGCCAGGAACCGATAACTACAATGCGCAAGTACTGCTGGAAGTCAGCGACGACCTGAAACAATGGGATGCCATCGCCACCACCACCCTGAATTGGCTGCGCAACAGCGACACGCAAACCCTGGCCAACGACCGCATCGAATTCGCTCCGCGTGCCTTCCGCTATGCGCGGCTGAGCTGGCAGTACGGCGATCCCATCACTTTCGCCGGCATCGCCGCGCAGCAGGTCAGTGTCACGGCCCTTGCCCTGCCGCGCGCCACCATCATGCTGAAGGGGACGACAGGCAAGAGCGTCGACGAGCGCCTGTATGCCACGCCGATCGCCATTCCCGCCGACAGCATCGGCTTGCAGCTGGCTGAGGGCAACACGTCCATGCCCGTTACTCTGGGCGTGTATCACCCGGCAAGCGAAGCGCCGCGCCAGCGCCAGCGCCTGCATCTGGGCCCGCGAGCGCGCGCCACGCAGGCCGCCGAATTCGAACCACTGCTCCACACGACGTTCTACCGTATCAGCATGGATGGCAAGGAACGGGTCTCCGGCGACTTGGCCATGCCCGTCGTGCAAACGGAGCAATGGGTGCTCCGGCCGCAATATCACAGCGGCACGAACCCGAACATCAACTCCGTCTTGCGCCTGGGATGGACACCGGCAAGCCTGGTGTTCCTGGCCAGCGGCAAGGGGCCGTATCAACTGGTCTTCGGCAGAAATGGTGCAACGCCGGCAGCGTTGCCGCTGTCGCAGGTCGCGCCCGGCTTCACGCAGGAGGAATTGCTGGCGCTGCCTGTCGCCACGGCAGCCAGGGTGGTGGCGCTGACCAGCGACGCTCCCATCGAGAAGACGCCGGACGGCGCAGGCTTGCGCCTGGCCGCCCTGTGGGCCGCACTTCTGCTGGGCGTGGCCGTGCTGGGCTTTTTCGCCTGGCGTTTGCTGTCGCAGATGAAAGAGGAACAAGGCAGCACCGACAAGCAGCAACCTTAG